In one Coccinella septempunctata chromosome 6, icCocSept1.1, whole genome shotgun sequence genomic region, the following are encoded:
- the LOC123315336 gene encoding uncharacterized protein LOC123315336: MSSSNDHLPLPPSTSKPRLSPLDFRNTELVSRLLAATPPYLYNMSLLPNSYFFSEMLRSLVQAKQENAANAESMMASSVHSRRSRKRPWLVSRHEEASKHVPKIEKTEVADWPKVTSEKVSPIELIRKSPISRVLEDSKTYMKEKSGPFEHVQAEPPNTGLVLPPAPPIWFPPIYPSPYVDPLHFFIDLRVSGHIYDKSQKECVNFDRSANKEYPSTIVSSNSESEHSQNAEKSNLPFAPSRYGSHNSAFSVPQQKYRNSSPMNLTQVDSDSKCTKFDVKSMGFEKSTNRTGTKYVVSNIESIYRNVNPTQRTSDCSPEKIAKTEEEKIQSAFRLFSENSDLEVRELTPVDVIDGEDPGFKIDVQT; encoded by the coding sequence atgtcGTCTAGTAACGATCATTTGCCTCTACCACCATCAACGTCGAAGCCGAGGCTATCTCCTTTGGACTTCAGAAATACAGAATTGGTTTCACGTCTACTAGCAGCCACGCCACCTTACTTGTATAACATGTCTTTGCTGCCCAATTCCTACTTCTTCAGCGAGATGTTGAGATCCCTAGTTCAAGCCAAACAAGAAAATGCTGCGAATGCCGAGAGCATGATGGCGTCATCAGTACATTCTAGGAGATCTAGAAAACGTCCTTGGTTAGTATCGAGGCACGAGGAAGCATCTAAACACGTtccaaaaattgagaaaactgAAGTAGCCGATTGGCCCAAAGTAACTTCCGAAAAAGTTAGTCCCATTGAACTAATCAGAAAATCTCCAATCTCTAGGGTACTGGAAGACTCTAAGACATATATGAAAGAAAAGTCTGGTCCGTTTGAACATGTCCAGGCAGAACCTCCCAATACTGGACTAGTCTTACCTCCAGCACCTCCAATTTGGTTTCCTCCCATATATCCAAGTCCGTATGTAGATCcattacattttttcattgatctCAGAGTATCTGGTCATATCTATGATAAAAGCCAGAAAGAATGTGTGAACTTTGACCGATCCGCCAACAAAGAATACCCGTCAACTATAGTTTCTTCGAACTCTGAATCCGAACACAGCCAGAATGCTGAAAAGAGCAACTTACCTTTTGCACCAAGCAGATATGGCAGTCACAACTCAGCATTCTCAGTGCCCCAACAGAAATACCGGAACAGCAGCCCAATGAATTTAACGCAAGTGGACAGTGATTCCAAATGCACTAAATTCGATGTCAAATCAATGGGTTTTGAGAAGTCTACTAACAGAACTGGAACAAAATATGTTGTATCTAATATTGAGAGTATATATAGAAATGTTAATCCGACACAGCGAACGAGTGACTGTTCTCCTGAAAAAATAGCTAaaactgaagaagaaaaaatacaaTCTGCATTTCGTTTATTTTCTGAGAACAGTGATTTAGAAGTTAGAGAACTCACGCCAGTTGACGTCATTGATGGGGAGGATCCAGGATTCAAAATTGATGTGCAGACTTGA